In Paramormyrops kingsleyae isolate MSU_618 chromosome 18, PKINGS_0.4, whole genome shotgun sequence, the DNA window CTTCCAGTAAAGTCACCTCACGCTTGCATATATTTCACCACTGCAAATCATCTGCAGAACCATTCTGGTAaacattttttccccactgGTACTGATCTCTTGAGAGTACCTCCAATAGTATTCTCTTTCATCaaaaatattatgtattatcCTGCACTTTTGCAATGATATTCGAGTTGCCAGACAGTGTCTGTCCCCCcgcgcctcccccccccaaaaaaataaaaatctccaCGTCCAATAATCAACTGCTTTCTTTGACGTGATTGTCAGCATATCCTGTCCAATCAACCACTGACTTCCACAGGGAGGCAGAGACAATCCCTCCCCATCTCTGCCAATGGTTTTCATTGACACAGAGAGCAAAGCCTGTTTCTGATAAATAACTAACAAATTTTGACACCAAGGTCAAGGCCTCATATTCAGGCAAACAGCCCCATGCGATGCTGTGGACAGAACCCGAGGTCTGTCCCCTTGCCACAATGAGGCACAGTTTGGACACTTTACTTGACAAAAGGCACCAACCGTATTTATGCAGCTCTTTACACACTCCGCCCACAATCCCTCCTTCCAGCTAACAGACCCATTTTCACAGTAAACTCCAAAGTGGCTCTAACGAGCCATTCTCTTCCATAGAGGAAAACCTATCGCAcacaatctaaaaaaaaaaaaaaaaaaaaaatcagacaatTTTAAATAAGTCATACATTCACAGAAATAAAGGCTTTggtcttttaaaatatatatatcaagCTTTTCAAAAATCAAATTGCTAATGGAAAAAACTGGATGAACTACAGCGGAGCTATAGCTGTAAGCACTCGATGAAGATCGTGAGgcggatgatgatgatgatttttaCACTGATTCACAGCAAAATAACATCCACTCAAGGCTTGGGTGGCATCCTCACCTGCAGCTAGAGCAGGgcttcccaatccagtcctcgggacCCAcggtcggtccatgtttttgctccctcccagggaGCAAAGCCATGGACTGTGTGTGGGTCCCCAAAGGCTGAATTTGGAAACACTGAGCAACACAAGGAGGGTAAGGGTTAATTGTgtacccccacacacacacacaatcatgtGACCTCTTCTGATCTCCCAAACACAGGCCGCTGCCCTTGTGAACCATAAAGCTCGAGTCCATTAAAAAAAGCACCCTAAAAGGTGATTTAATGATGGGGAGGCGCGCCCCCCACCTTCCTCTCACCTCATAGGAGTATAACTGACCACTTTGGCATCATGATAACTGACGTTTAGCCAGCTGATGTGCACATATTGTTGAAAACATAAGAATTACTCACTCCTTTGTAGTAAACAGGAAGTCAGGGAGGAAGTAGAGAAAAAAACGGAAAAATTCATACTTAAAGGCTTGCTTGGTCCCACACCGATCTGGCTCCACAGCTGTAAAAGTCTGGGAGAAGCCAACAGCCTCCCTGATTGCcatctcttcccccccccccccgcccatgcCCATCCTGTTCGGATGTTCGGTGAGGCCGTCAGATGTGGATGTTGTGGTACTTGACCCTGGCCCCCTCGATGTCGACCCGTCGTGCCTCAGCGAAGGTCAGGAAGGTGCACAGGCCCAGGAGGTTCACCACGGAGATGAGGGCGAAGACCGATGCCCAGGACCCCGTGGCCTCTATCAGGTACCCGGAGAAGTACACCATGACCACGCCTGTGGGGGGAGAATGCACAGGGGTGTTATCTGATCACCTTAGGGCTAGGGCCGCAGGTACAGGAGCGCATGGCTAGGGCCGCAGGCACAGGAGCGCATGGCTAGGACCGCAGGTACAGGAGCGCATGGCTAGGGCCGCAGGCACAGGAGCGCATGGCTAGGGCCGCCGGTACAGGAGCGCATGGCTAGGGCCGCAGGTACAGGAGCGCATGGCTAGGGCCGCAGGTACAGGAGCGCATGGCTAGGGCCGCAGGTACAGGAGCGCATGGCTAGGGCCGCAGGTACAGGAGCGCATGGTTAGGACCGCAGGCACAGGAGCGCACAGGACGGCAGAGGTAGGAGCACATTGATATGACCACAGACCACGGACTGCCCATTCTTCTGTGATCAGCGTCAGGCTCACAGTGAGCTTAACACCCTGTCCAGCTGGCTTATTCATCCGTGTGCTCAGTGCCGGTATTAATCACACATTTCCCATTCGTTAATTACTTCCATTTAGCAAATTAAAATTCAGCTCGATTTAACGAGCTCGCTAACGCGCAGAGGAGACATGGCGGGGAGCAGACAGCCCGTCGTAAAGCTCGTATCCTCCAAACGGGCACTCCTGCGACATTTAGCAGATCACGCCCCAAACGAAGCAGGAATAAAAGCTTAATTGCACAGAACGTCGGTCTCACCTGTGAAGGCTCCGCACGTGTTCATGATGCCTGCAGCAGAAGCAGAGAGAGCAAAATCATCGTCATCCCGCTCATAAAGCTTAATAAGAAATAATATTTCTACAGCAACATCTGTTACCCAGATGCCGGCATAATgagattcatttttaaatgattacagCAGTTTCGCATCTGAATGCGCAGTAAAGCCCACAGCCCAGACAGAATGAATAGCTTgaggattgatggatggatggaatagaTGTATAGTAATAGTTAAGAGAATCTGTGGGCCTGTAACAGAGAGACAGTCTGTCATCTCCTCTAATGTACGTTAAAAGCAATTGTCAAAACGTGGGCACCCCATAAATCAGGATACTTGTCAATCAGGGGACAATTAACAAAAGCAGCACAGGAACTGAGTAAGGCGCAAGAAAACAAAGCTAAACATGGATTTAGGGagttcttaaaaaaaatcaacattttaaagGCTTTCACTTAGCTAGTAGGAACCCCATAATCATCTACTACCAAGGCAGAAAAAAGTCCATGAGAATGTTAGTACATGAGTATGTGAGTACCAGTATGTAAGTACATGCGTATGAGTACCAGTATGCGAGTACATGCCTTCACAGCTCAGCTGAAGCCATCATTACCATAAGCAGACGTCATAAAATTTGGAGTTATGGAGTTTTATTACGAGGTGTCAGAGTATCTTGAATCTTTCTAGAGAAAGCGGCGGTTCGCATGGGCCTCATATGATGAGTCCACATCTTCCCaatgacaacccccccccctccacatgcATCCCAGTGCCTGTGGGGTCAGTACTCACCGAAAAGGGCCCCAGCACAAGATGGCGCCAGGTCTTGGACGTTGACTGAAACCCCACTGAGAGGAAAAGTGCGTTAGCGGTATGTACATATCAGACATGCAGTACACATGCGGGCTGTGCGTGTTGACATGTATACAAAGGCATGTAGCATGCAGCTAAGCACCCCCACAAACAGGGGGTACATGAATGGATCACATGAATACAAGTATGTATATAGATACAGATGTGGCCTCTTAACTAAGCATTACGTAcgtaaatatgtatttttattgagCAATTCGGGTTTAGTCAAACTTACTACACCCAAACTCTTTAAGGGACTCGAACAAAAAAGTGGTTAGGATtctggaaggttgttggttcagatCCTATGGCCAGCAGGGAAATCATATCACCACAGGGCCCCAGAGCATAGCCTTTAACCCCAGAAAACTGCCCCAGGGGTACCAAAAAAATGATGCTATAATGGTGCTATAATCACAATATTTGCACTCataggagagcaagatggaaaTATTCTTATGTACTTGTATAAACGGCAAATAAAGAATCATTAAGCACCCTTGTCATTCAGGTTACCAGTCCCAGTCGTTAACTGCTTTGTCAtctgctgccctctagtggaagCTGTGTGCTACAGCAGCATCAGTCTGTCGGCGCGCAGGTACCTGTGGCTGAAGGTGGTGAGACCCATGGTGGCTGAGACGAAGGCCACGGCCGTGGGGAAGGTGGGGGTGCCGCACAGGAAGAGGGTAAAGATGCTGGACACACCCATGGAGAAGAactacagacatacacacacacacacacaatgctcTTTAAGCGGGAGAAGATGCAAGGAGTCTTCAATTCTCATGTAAAAACAGCCACGGGGATAGTGGACAATACAAAACTGCCCATTAGGTGTTAAAACGAAAAGCAAATTGTAGTTAAAAAATTACAGGTACTACATCAGAGTGAGTACACGCTTTCAAGTGCTACTTCTTTTCTGCAGTACTTTGTTTTAGACGGTTATACTTTGCATTACGTTAGTTGTAATATTCTGACTCCTGCCGTTATTAAACCTCTGATGTAAATAAGGTGTTATTACTGGTTTGTTGGGCAattactgtatttgtatttctattttatttacatttgatTGTGTATATCTATCTTCTGCGTGTGCGCCAATGAAAGCCATAGTCTTGGAGTTACTGCGCCTGCACGAGGACGATTTAAAAATCTACGATCCTGAAAATTAGCGGGTGAAACTGGGAGCCGTCTTTGGCTAAACGCAGGTTACCGCCGCACCCACCTGCATTAGCTTCCTGACGGCCGCCGTGTCGAACCCTGGGACACAGAGAGGAAGTCACGTGAGACTCAGATCAGATCGGGAACATACCGTCCCCCTCGGGTGAGAACCGCGGCCCCAATACCTTGGCCGATGAGGTGGTCCGAGAGACAGCCGCTTAAGAGCGAGGACGGGATGGCCACGAACCACGGGATCACGTTGAACACCCAGCCCTGTAAACGGGACACGCCCCCATTCAGAAGACCGGTTACCATAGAGACTCTCTGGAGACCGTGCCTAGCAGACGGGCACACCGATGGCAAAAACACAGGGCATGCCGCTTCGAATGCAGACTGGCAGACAATTCTATGCATCACACGAATAAAACAGTGAGCAATTAAGGAATAATTACAAACAAGCATTCTTAGAACTGCTGCACAGAACATTTTACTCATGTTTAACATGAGAAATTTATAATGAACTACTAAACTAAACTGCCTCCACATTATTACATTTAGTCATTTAATAGAAACTTTTccccaaagtgacatacatatCTTggtgaaagcagggtcagacggtTCCTAGATcaactggggttaaggaccttgctgaagggcccaaaggtgacatcagtctgctgacccagggatttgaccCACCGCAGAGAGCTAActcgctgagccacacactttCAAGGCCCTGTCCTCTGACTGGCGCAGTGACCTGATCTGAACCGCTGCAGCCGCTCTCGGGATTTTTCACCAGGTCCTGTAAATTCTACTGCTACGCCATCTGGTGGACGCTTGCAAGCACTGCCTCTACAGCAACACTAGAGCGCATCTGCGGGAGGGCGTTTGAATTGAACTCCCAGAAatgtctttgctttttttttttttttttttttaaagttcttTAAAAAGGAGAACTTCCAGACGTTACCTTAGCATCAGGGaaggtgtctttgaagaaggtcGGAAGCCACGACAGCAGCGTGAAGAAGGTGCTGGCAGTGCAGAGGTGCGTGACGATGACCGCGCTGGCGAAGAGAGGAAGAGAACCGCGCATCACCTATCGAGCACTGCGAGTGGccggcgggggggcgggggtcatcAACTCCAACCCCAACTTCGACTGCTCAGCTCAtgtgaaaaacagccccactaCTCTGAGATAATCTCAGAAAGGTTACGATTTGTGTGcgctccctgggatttgaaacCTTGACCTCTGTGCTGTTAGCACAGGGCTCGACCGGTCGAGCTACGAAACACCTAAGGCACACGTTCAAAACACTAGCCCTCTCGATCTCTTAATTATTGCACTTATGTCTTATGGTTATTTACCCCCTCCCACATTAActttaaaacattatttaaGGTAAAACTGAAAGATGCACTTTCCTCCCAGATACAGTACAAAAACTGAATGAGCTTTCACATATATAAAGCACATTTTATAATATCTATTTTCTGTTATAATATCTATTAAACGGCCCACATTAATAATCTAACTTCATGTAGTCCGGCAGAGAGCTTTGTGCTACAGCACCAATAAACTCACTGATTAAGTTCAGACACACACATCTGCTTCTGGCGTACAGCTACAGCCACGAACAAACCAAGGGACCGTCAACATTTCCCAGGTCTTTGTCCACATGTCAGAGAAAGATATTTGTGGCGACCGGACTCCACGTAATATTTCACTGCTCCCTAACAAGGTCTTCAAAGGGACCCGTCAGCATAACAAGAGTTAACCTCGGAGCAGGCCTGCTTCAGCTCTGCAGCTCACATGCGTCACAGACTCCATCATTGAGCCCCGGTGCCTTACCACACTGCTGGCTGTTTTAACAAGCGCAGCCAATGCCTTTTGGCCAGTTTGGACTGAGTCCCTGCGCTACCCAAGGACTCCAGTGTGATGATTGGATCTGAAAACACAAACAGGCAGCATTAGCAACCAATTCCAAAACATTACACATATCCAAGCACTTACATACTAAAATCCATAAGAATGCTATCGTTtcaggcaaaaaagcaaattaaaCTTAGTTTGCACAATTCCTATTTATTACAgatttgaccttttactttacATATTTAGTGTACATTTACATATGTTATCCTTCGTTGTGTTTATTTCTACTTTATTTTCGGGTAGCCAACGATGCACTCCTACCTTCCCCTTTCAGCAGGTACTTCCACATGCAGTAAGCCCAGAGCACAGACAGCAAGCCCGTGACGTAGAAAACGCTCTCCCAGCCATACAGGTCCAGCATCAGTGAGCCGGCCGCTCCGATCACCAACGTCCTGGGGACAGCAGAGGTGGCGGGGTTCTGAGGCGGCCTGTAGTGACATCATTCCACACCCAAGGGGACCAAGTGGCTCGGAAACTCACCCAAGGTAGGACCCGCTGCCAACCGTACTCATGAGAAATCCCCTCTCGCTCTCTGTCACCTTCTGAGAGCAGAGACTGGCCAAGGAGGGGTAGTGAACACCTACGAAAATAGGTCAACTGTAACATCTACCACTGCACTGTACAGTGCTGAAGTACAGTGCAAAAGGACGCTTGGGAAACATTCAGAATTATCTGTATCCCAGCTGTATTTTGGCACTTCCAGGGTAATGAACTTGATTCAGAAGGAAATTTGAACCAAATGTTCCGATAAATGAGACCAGGTGTAGATGTGAGTCCTTCCCTACAGGAGCTCACTGGTCGGTGGTATGGTCATGACGTGTGGAACATGCTATTTTTTGGTCTGCAGAAGCGAGCCAAATAAATTCTCGGAGGACGTCAGAAACAATCACCAAATGTTCCCTAGTCAAGCAGACAGTGCTGAATTTTCTCCATTTGCAAAATACTTTTACTCTTCCTAGGGAAAGGCCACCCAGAAACAACTAATAAAACAACACAATGATCCTTGAGTTCACAAGAAACTAACTggtctacagcagtgtttctcaacccggtcctctgTGACCCCCatacagtccacgtttttgcttcatCCCAGCTTCTGGTAAGAGCTGTCCCAGAAAAACAGTGGACTGTCCGGCtaggagcttggagggagcaaaaacaaggactgtCTGGGGATGCCTGAGCACCgggttgagaagcactggtttACAGACCTTTTTTTGTTAACCGACGTCATTATCCAGTAAGTCCACAATAATGAAACTGCTGATTGTTTCAGGTGTGTGCGGTTAGACAGCAATGAGAAACACAGAAAGAACATGCCCATCAGTCTCATGGTTGCCAAAGACCAGATGGGTAATCCAGAAAGTTCCGTGGACTGAAAACACACGGCACCCACAGGATCATAGCGCCAGGAGTGTCGATGTATGAGACCCCCAGCTTCAGAACTCGAAGGGCCTGCCATCGCCGAGGGAACAGGCCCTTCTAGACTGTACCGGCAAGTTCTACAGGAGAGTGTCTTTTGAAGTGTAAAAGAAGTGCTGAAGGGTGATAATCCCAAACGGAGAGAAGCAGCTGAATCGGGAGAAACTTTGCATTTTGGAACGGAGTCAAAGTCCTAACCTTAACGAAATTCATGATGGGCTCTGACCCGGAAAAAGATGCTCATGCACAAAATTATCAACGAGAAGAGGCAGCTCTGTAAAGAGGATGGAGCCAAGTTACCTCCAGATATACATGAGACTGATTCAAATGTACAGAAAGAGTCAATAGGAATGAAGGAAATGGCATGAGTTTGGGGTACAACCTAAATCTCCGCATAATTCTCAGTGAAAGCTGGATCAATGTGTCCAATAACATAGAAGAGTGTAATTCCATTATTAGAAATCTATCAGGTAATACTTGGGTCATAAACCTGTAAATCACCGTTTCTCAAAACAGTCCTTGGGGATCCTCAGCGGTCCaggttttttctctctcccaaTTCTCTGGTTGAGGACTGGTTTGCGAAACACTGCTGTATATCATCAATACCAGATACCAGACATGCTAAACATAGCCTTGTGTTACATATTAATACGAGAACCTTTTCCAGAAATCGCTTTATCGATTTATTGATTTCTGGGCACAAAACAAACCATTGCTGGACCCATCAACCTGAACCCACGATCTTTAGGCTGAAAGTCCAGATTGTGCTACTGGTTCCCCTGTTAGTGGATCACTGTCGACGTGGCTGTAGGAGCTTTGTATGTGTGTCTGATATTCCGATTAGCAACCAGCCTCTCGAAGCTCCATGAGAAAATTTTATTCATACAGCCTGAACGACAAAGCGAAACGGCACGGCTCCCCTCAGATCCAGGCAACGGACCGACAGTTCTTTGCCTGAAAACATTTTGATCTTAACAGCTGCCAGGCACTCCAGAAAGTTTCTGgataatataaatgaaattaGACAGATCTATCCTCCAGCCTGACAGTGCAGATAAAAAAGAATAACTTTTACTGTCCCCCAAATGGCACCACCTCTTAGCATGTCCCAtccagaggcggacatttcaggccCAGAATGTAagaatccaaaccaggattttgtttcaaccaaccagttgagtactctgcgactgtgactctttatactgaactggttggttgaaacaaaatcctggtttggatttttactttctggtcCCATCACGCCCCTGTCCATGCTTCCTAACCACCATGCTTTCTGTCCTTCTTAATCGTTCTTTTGTTTTCTGCATACCTCCCAGATTTGTCTTGGCTGCCAGAAACTTCTCTAAATGTTCttctcaccccaccccccaaaacccctctATCCAGGCTGTGTCCACCCTCCCCCCCGTACCCCCTCCTCACCTTGCAGGAGCCCCATGAGGAACCGGGAAAGCATCATGGAGATTATGGGCTGGGAGCAGAAGTGAGCCAGGATGGGCGTAAAGGCGGTCATGGCGCCCCAGGCCGCTGCGGACAACAGGAGGACCTTCTCCCCGCCCACCCTGTCACAAAACAGCAGTGATGATGTCATAGACCACAGTGCATGACTGTGAGCTACAGCGATATCCATTTCTGTTACTCTAGCGTGACTTTTTCTACGCAGGGTGTAGACTTCCTGCTTCGGTCCTACAAGGCAGTGGGTCTGAGTCCAAAGCCAGCTCAGTGCTCTCGTGTCACGCAGATCAAGCTGCCGTTTGCTGGCTTCAGCGTGTACTGGGTATCTCTGACAGCTCAGACTTCTGTCTGCAGTTTCTCAGAGTCAGACTCCATGCTGCCACAGCAGGCGACAACGGAGACAGTGTCCCTTCGGTTTCAACGGCCACCCCGTACTTTTTTGCATTATAACGAACTTTTTATTCTTAGAAATTCACCTTCTTGAAATCAGTGGGCAggattaaaaaacacaaaagcgaCACAGTGATTCTGTGAGCCAGTGTTCTTCTGTGACGTGTTTGGAACGAGTCTTACTAATCAGATACATATGCGTAACAAACAGCGgcgaaaaaaaaagaatttaaaaaccaaacaaaggCGACAGCATTCATGTCATTTATTTGGTTGGAATTGCTGACACAGGAGCCAAACCCAAACCGGCTAGACCTGCCTATTTCACCATGACTTCCAGCACAAAACCTGTACTTAGAATCAGCTGGACTTGTATGATGCTTCCATCTAGATCTGAAGATATAACAATGCAAACAGTATAAAACCACAAGCCATGTGATGCTGCCTGATACTGAGAAAGGGGAAGTAATGTTGATGTTTACATGCAATACGGAAGAGCATGTCATTTTGGCCACTGATTCCTGACTGAGTCTGTGTTTCTTCAGTTTACATAGTATTTGCATGCAAATCCATAAAATAATAAACTAATAGTTATTAGTGGCTCAGTGTGTGG includes these proteins:
- the slc17a9b gene encoding solute carrier family 17 member 9b, which produces MAILQKHGKSCNPDLPDLKDNPPDSFGVAGSQRKWADNNANWPRPLARVWTVVLLLGTCLLYCARVAMPICAVSMADQFKWSKRESGMVLGSFFWGYCFTQVIGGYVSDRVGGEKVLLLSAAAWGAMTAFTPILAHFCSQPIISMMLSRFLMGLLQGVHYPSLASLCSQKVTESERGFLMSTVGSGSYLGTLVIGAAGSLMLDLYGWESVFYVTGLLSVLWAYCMWKYLLKGEDPIITLESLGSAGTQSKLAKRHWLRLLKQPAVCAVIVTHLCTASTFFTLLSWLPTFFKDTFPDAKGWVFNVIPWFVAIPSSLLSGCLSDHLIGQGFDTAAVRKLMQFFSMGVSSIFTLFLCGTPTFPTAVAFVSATMGLTTFSHSGVSVNVQDLAPSCAGALFGIMNTCGAFTGVVMVYFSGYLIEATGSWASVFALISVVNLLGLCTFLTFAEARRVDIEGARVKYHNIHI